Proteins from a single region of Longimicrobiales bacterium:
- the tuf gene encoding elongation factor Tu (EF-Tu; promotes GTP-dependent binding of aminoacyl-tRNA to the A-site of ribosomes during protein biosynthesis; when the tRNA anticodon matches the mRNA codon, GTP hydrolysis results; the inactive EF-Tu-GDP leaves the ribosome and release of GDP is promoted by elongation factor Ts; many prokaryotes have two copies of the gene encoding EF-Tu), with protein VMPGDNVQMEVELITPIAMDPQLRFAIREGGRTVGSGVVTEIIE; from the coding sequence GTGATGCCTGGCGACAACGTTCAGATGGAAGTGGAGTTGATCACGCCGATCGCGATGGACCCACAGCTTCGGTTCGCGATTCGCGAAGGCGGGCGCACCGTGGGTTCAGGTGTCGTCACTGAGATCATCGAGTAA